A region from the Biomphalaria glabrata chromosome 14, xgBioGlab47.1, whole genome shotgun sequence genome encodes:
- the LOC106077387 gene encoding cell surface glycoprotein MUC18-like isoform X4, which translates to MPGLFKWFLIFVVATCCLCVHSIDVSTSWLTDTIIGTNATLQCGWTAATGETPATLFLSPNNNSNANYFTCEIYSVPPHACTKDPSALEKYSIATSLRGSVSMLITKLSCTDDGTQYYCIVSNNSKPPAISNSVLRVKVPPTVPTLSNVQTGVKENSSITATCTAGVGYPKAGQIVWKAYRNGQSVNLPPEIVITSMNASQPEDDKCTVRTQSSVTLKANRLHQNISLACFVTNQDFKPTAPDTCTDTKSDLCAQTEPAVVTYPVSKMNLKREPASTLYEGARVTLKCQAEGNPLPTYSWTKIGDENRKLFVVMDGLVSTITLTSLNKSLDAGDYSCKALNIVENEKYIFLGFISLIIDENITQTSTTIQKTPTTVTTVTKTPTGTGSPEATTVISESGSNTVSMIVMVLLVFIYRCDFICNHNCSVCCDHLSSTESQR; encoded by the exons ATGCCTGGACTATTTAAGTGGTTCCTAATCTTTGTAGTTG CCACTTGCTGTCTGTGCGTGCATTCTATCGACGTGAGTACATCCTGGTTGACAGACACTATCATAGGAACTAATGCCACATTGCAGTGTGGTTGGACTGCAGCCACTGGAGAAACTCCAGCCACACTTTTCTTGTCACCTAATAACAACAGCAATGCCAATTATTTTACATGTGAGATTTATTCTGTTCCACCGCACGCCTGCACTAAGGATCCTTCAGCTCTGGAGAAATACAGCATTGCCACATCTCTTCGAGGGTCTGTGTCCATGTTGATTACTAAACTGAGCTGCACAGATGATGGAACGCAATATTATTGCATTGTCTCAAACAATTCTAAGCCTCCAGCTATATCAAACTCTGTACTAAGAGTAAAAG TCCCTCCCACAGTGCCAACACTAAGTAATGTCCAGACAGGCGTGAAAGAAAACTCAAGCATCACAGCCACATGTACAGCTGGTGTGGGTTATCCTAAGGCTGGACAGATTGTTTGGAAAGCTTATCGGAATGGACAAAGTGTGAATTTACCTCCAGAGATTGTGATTACTTCTATGaatg ccAGCCAACCAGAAGATGACAAATGTACAGTCCGTACACAAAGTTCAGTAACTCTAAAAGCCAACAGACTTCATCAGAATATTTCTTTGGCATGTTTTGTAACCAATCAAGATTTTAAACCTACAGCACCAGACACTTGTACTGACACAAAGTCAGATTTGTGTGCACAGACTGAACCAGCAGTGGTCACTT ATCCAGTGTCCAAAATGAATTTAAAGAGAGAACCAGCCTCTACACTGTATGAAGGTGCTAGAGTGACACTAAAATGTCAAGCCGAAGGAAATCCTTTACCAACATACTCTTGGACTAAAATTGGAGATGAAAACAGAAAACTGTTTGTTGTAATGGATGGTTTAGTCAGCACTATTACTTTGACTAGTCTGAATAAATCCTTGGATGCTGGAGACTACAG CTGTAAAGCACTCAATATTGTAGAAAATGAAAAGTACAtttttcttggttttatttcacttattataG ATGAAAACATTACGCAAACTTCTACAACAATTCAGAAAACGCCCACAACTGTTACAACTGTGACAAAAACTCCAACAGGGACTGGGTCACCCGAAGCTACCACTGTAATCAGTGAATCTG
- the LOC106077387 gene encoding CD276 antigen-like isoform X3, with protein sequence MPGLFKWFLIFVVATCCLCVHSIDVSTSWLTDTIIGTNATLQCGWTAATGETPATLFLSPNNNSNANYFTCEIYSVPPHACTKDPSALEKYSIATSLRGSVSMLITKLSCTDDGTQYYCIVSNNSKPPAISNSVLRVKVPPTVPTLSNVQTGVKENSSITATCTAGVGYPKAGQIVWKAYRNGQSVNLPPEIVITSMNASQPEDDKCTVRTQSSVTLKANRLHQNISLACFVTNQDFKPTAPDTCTDTKSDLCAQTEPAVVTYPVSKMNLKREPASTLYEGARVTLKCQAEGNPLPTYSWTKIGDENRKLFVVMDGLVSTITLTSLNKSLDAGDYSCKALNIVENEKYIFLGFISLIIDENITQTSTTIQKTPTTVTTVTKTPTGTGSPEATTVISESGNSSNTVSMIVMVLLVFIYRCDFICNHNCSVCCDHLSSTESQR encoded by the exons ATGCCTGGACTATTTAAGTGGTTCCTAATCTTTGTAGTTG CCACTTGCTGTCTGTGCGTGCATTCTATCGACGTGAGTACATCCTGGTTGACAGACACTATCATAGGAACTAATGCCACATTGCAGTGTGGTTGGACTGCAGCCACTGGAGAAACTCCAGCCACACTTTTCTTGTCACCTAATAACAACAGCAATGCCAATTATTTTACATGTGAGATTTATTCTGTTCCACCGCACGCCTGCACTAAGGATCCTTCAGCTCTGGAGAAATACAGCATTGCCACATCTCTTCGAGGGTCTGTGTCCATGTTGATTACTAAACTGAGCTGCACAGATGATGGAACGCAATATTATTGCATTGTCTCAAACAATTCTAAGCCTCCAGCTATATCAAACTCTGTACTAAGAGTAAAAG TCCCTCCCACAGTGCCAACACTAAGTAATGTCCAGACAGGCGTGAAAGAAAACTCAAGCATCACAGCCACATGTACAGCTGGTGTGGGTTATCCTAAGGCTGGACAGATTGTTTGGAAAGCTTATCGGAATGGACAAAGTGTGAATTTACCTCCAGAGATTGTGATTACTTCTATGaatg ccAGCCAACCAGAAGATGACAAATGTACAGTCCGTACACAAAGTTCAGTAACTCTAAAAGCCAACAGACTTCATCAGAATATTTCTTTGGCATGTTTTGTAACCAATCAAGATTTTAAACCTACAGCACCAGACACTTGTACTGACACAAAGTCAGATTTGTGTGCACAGACTGAACCAGCAGTGGTCACTT ATCCAGTGTCCAAAATGAATTTAAAGAGAGAACCAGCCTCTACACTGTATGAAGGTGCTAGAGTGACACTAAAATGTCAAGCCGAAGGAAATCCTTTACCAACATACTCTTGGACTAAAATTGGAGATGAAAACAGAAAACTGTTTGTTGTAATGGATGGTTTAGTCAGCACTATTACTTTGACTAGTCTGAATAAATCCTTGGATGCTGGAGACTACAG CTGTAAAGCACTCAATATTGTAGAAAATGAAAAGTACAtttttcttggttttatttcacttattataG ATGAAAACATTACGCAAACTTCTACAACAATTCAGAAAACGCCCACAACTGTTACAACTGTGACAAAAACTCCAACAGGGACTGGGTCACCCGAAGCTACCACTGTAATCAGTGAATCTGGTAATA